From a region of the Neobacillus niacini genome:
- the addB gene encoding helicase-exonuclease AddAB subunit AddB — MSLRMVTGRSGSGKTQMCMNEIEDRLLENPEGAPIIYIVPEQMTFSTEYRLATNPKLGGMIRAQVYSFSRLAWRILQETGGISRYHLSSVGVSMLIRKIIEDKKDQLKLFQRAADKNGFVQQVEQMITEFKRYCISPDELVQKTKGNGETASIALQDKLNDLEIIYRQFEDEVFGKYIDSEDYFRLLSEKVSASIYLKEAEIYIDGFYSFTPQEYLVIKELMRHCQRVTITMTTDRTSFETLPDELDLFRLSSDACCTLSDIAKAEGIQLEPPLYLSHQQKWNQLSLQHLEKHFDTRPAVPYYGETDIHIGQAVNRRAEIEGIAREILQLVRTKNFRYKDIALLIRNGSDYHEIVEPVFSDYQIPFFIDQKRTMLNHPLIELIRSTLEVIQTFWRYEPVFRVIKTELIYPLQESPNRMREKMDRLENYVLAYGIKGSKWTSKDRWTYRRFKGLEMEANVQTDAEKEIEQQLNELKLMVSAPILRLSRRIKKADTGRKLCEAIYLYLEELDIPSKLENWKVEAEQKGNLVKMREHDQVWNACIELLDQYVEILGDEAVPLKSFSAILEAGFESLYFSLIPPALDQVIIGDLEKSRLTDIKAAFIVGVNEGILPAKIADDGILSDDEREMLIGADLIVAPSSRTRLLDENFIAYKALTTPSESLYVSYPLANDEGKALIASSYIKRLKDMYPNAEEHFYGTDAAELTEGEQLNFVTNYKTTLSYLTSQLQLKKRNYPISDLWWDVYNFYINGEWKGRAEKVFSSLFYTNQAVQLSKETADELYGDTIQASVSRMELYNGCAFSHFAQHGLKLRERQVFRLEAPDIGELFHAALKHISDFVNEQRLSWASLTKKQCEELAKEAVNALAPKLQNEILLSSERHHYIKRKLEQIITRASQVLSEHAKVSGFSPIGLELSFGRNGKLPPLTFSLKNGKRMELAGRIDRVDQAKGENNSTYLRVIDYKSSEKDVNLNEVYYGLALQMLTYLDIVITHSDELVEMKASPAGVLYFHVHNPMISTTKLLTIDEIEKEIMKKFKMNGLMVGDQDVLKLMDQSLESGDSQIISAGIKKDGNLTKKSKVASLNEFDDLRNHVRKLYQTTGEAIVDGQVDIAPYKLKDKTPCTFCAYKSVCQFDESIENHYRILTPQPKETIFELIRKEVGANE, encoded by the coding sequence ATGTCTTTAAGAATGGTAACCGGAAGGTCGGGAAGCGGTAAAACACAAATGTGCATGAATGAAATTGAAGACCGGCTGCTGGAAAATCCAGAGGGAGCGCCGATTATTTATATCGTTCCAGAACAGATGACCTTTTCAACAGAATATCGTTTGGCGACTAATCCAAAACTTGGCGGAATGATTCGTGCCCAAGTTTACAGTTTCTCACGGTTAGCTTGGAGGATTTTGCAGGAGACTGGCGGTATAAGCAGGTATCATCTAAGCAGTGTTGGAGTAAGCATGCTCATTCGGAAAATTATTGAAGATAAAAAAGACCAATTAAAATTGTTTCAGCGTGCTGCTGATAAAAATGGATTTGTTCAGCAAGTTGAACAGATGATTACTGAATTTAAGCGGTATTGCATTTCCCCAGATGAGCTAGTCCAAAAGACTAAGGGGAATGGTGAAACAGCCTCTATAGCCTTGCAGGATAAACTAAATGATTTAGAGATTATATATAGACAATTTGAAGATGAGGTCTTTGGGAAGTATATCGATTCCGAAGACTATTTTCGTTTGCTTTCAGAAAAGGTTTCTGCATCAATCTACTTAAAAGAGGCGGAAATTTATATAGATGGATTTTATAGCTTTACACCACAAGAATACTTGGTCATTAAAGAGTTAATGAGGCATTGTCAGCGAGTAACGATCACTATGACAACGGACAGAACTTCTTTTGAAACGCTGCCAGATGAATTGGATTTATTTCGATTGTCGAGTGATGCTTGCTGCACTTTAAGCGATATTGCTAAAGCCGAAGGAATTCAATTGGAGCCTCCTCTGTATCTGTCACATCAGCAGAAATGGAATCAGTTATCTTTACAGCATTTAGAAAAACATTTCGATACTAGGCCAGCGGTCCCTTATTATGGAGAAACAGACATCCATATTGGTCAAGCAGTGAATCGCAGAGCGGAGATAGAGGGGATAGCGCGCGAAATTCTCCAGTTGGTTCGGACAAAGAATTTTCGTTATAAAGACATCGCATTACTGATAAGAAATGGCAGTGATTATCATGAAATCGTGGAGCCTGTGTTCTCCGATTATCAAATTCCATTTTTTATTGACCAAAAGAGAACGATGCTGAATCACCCATTGATTGAATTAATTCGCTCAACATTGGAAGTAATTCAAACATTTTGGCGTTATGAGCCTGTTTTTAGAGTAATCAAAACAGAATTAATATACCCGCTTCAGGAAAGTCCAAATCGAATGCGGGAAAAAATGGATAGACTAGAAAACTATGTACTTGCTTATGGTATTAAAGGCAGTAAATGGACAAGTAAAGATCGCTGGACGTACCGTCGCTTCAAGGGTCTTGAAATGGAAGCAAATGTGCAAACCGATGCTGAAAAGGAAATAGAACAGCAATTGAATGAATTAAAGCTTATGGTATCAGCACCGATACTACGATTATCGAGAAGGATTAAAAAGGCGGACACAGGCCGAAAACTTTGTGAAGCAATCTATTTATATCTAGAAGAATTAGATATTCCTTCAAAACTAGAAAATTGGAAAGTAGAAGCGGAGCAAAAAGGTAATCTAGTAAAAATGCGTGAGCATGATCAGGTGTGGAATGCATGTATCGAACTCCTAGATCAATATGTGGAAATATTAGGGGATGAAGCTGTTCCCTTAAAGTCTTTTTCCGCTATCTTAGAAGCGGGATTTGAATCACTCTATTTTTCATTGATTCCCCCTGCTTTAGATCAGGTTATCATCGGGGATTTAGAAAAATCTCGACTGACGGACATAAAGGCAGCCTTTATTGTTGGTGTTAATGAGGGGATATTGCCAGCTAAAATTGCAGATGATGGGATATTATCTGATGACGAGCGTGAAATGTTAATAGGTGCAGATTTAATAGTGGCGCCAAGCAGCAGAACACGCCTACTGGATGAGAATTTTATAGCCTATAAAGCCCTAACTACTCCTTCAGAATCTCTTTATGTGAGTTACCCGCTCGCCAATGATGAAGGAAAGGCATTAATAGCTTCTTCGTATATTAAGAGATTGAAAGATATGTATCCAAATGCAGAAGAACATTTTTATGGTACAGATGCTGCGGAGCTAACAGAAGGAGAACAATTAAACTTTGTTACTAATTACAAAACAACTCTATCTTACTTGACCTCACAACTGCAATTGAAAAAGCGGAATTATCCTATTTCCGATTTGTGGTGGGATGTATATAACTTTTATATCAACGGAGAGTGGAAGGGACGTGCTGAGAAAGTATTTTCCAGTCTCTTCTATACCAACCAGGCGGTACAGCTTTCAAAGGAAACAGCGGACGAATTGTACGGTGATACGATACAGGCCAGTGTTTCACGAATGGAATTGTATAATGGCTGTGCGTTTTCGCATTTTGCACAGCATGGGCTAAAGCTTCGTGAACGCCAAGTTTTTCGTTTGGAGGCTCCTGACATAGGAGAATTGTTTCATGCTGCTTTAAAGCACATTTCTGACTTTGTAAATGAGCAAAGACTTAGCTGGGCATCTCTAACAAAGAAACAATGTGAAGAACTTGCCAAGGAGGCAGTGAATGCTTTAGCTCCTAAGCTGCAAAATGAAATTCTTTTAAGCTCAGAACGGCATCACTATATCAAACGGAAATTAGAACAAATAATTACCCGGGCCTCACAAGTATTAAGCGAACATGCTAAAGTAAGTGGATTCTCACCTATCGGATTAGAATTGAGCTTTGGGCGAAATGGCAAGCTCCCGCCATTAACATTTTCACTAAAAAACGGAAAACGTATGGAATTAGCCGGCCGTATCGACAGGGTCGATCAAGCAAAGGGTGAAAACAATAGTACTTACTTACGTGTGATAGATTATAAATCGAGTGAAAAGGATGTTAATCTTAACGAGGTATACTATGGACTGGCATTGCAAATGTTAACCTACCTAGATATCGTCATTACACATTCGGACGAACTGGTAGAAATGAAAGCAAGCCCTGCAGGAGTCCTTTATTTCCATGTCCATAACCCGATGATAAGTACTACTAAATTATTGACGATTGATGAAATCGAAAAGGAGATCATGAAAAAATTCAAGATGAACGGTTTAATGGTAGGTGACCAAGATGTTCTCAAGCTGATGGACCAAAGTCTTGAATCAGGTGATTCGCAGATTATTTCGGCGGGTATTAAAAAAGATGGCAATCTGACCAAGAAATCGAAAGTTGCGAGCCTAAATGAATTTGATGATTTAAGGAATCACGTTCGAAAGCTCTATCAGACTACTGGAGAGGCTATAGTGGACGGTCAAGTTGATATTGCCCCGTATAAGCTGAAAGACAAAACACCATGTACATTTTGTGCCTACAAATCTGTTTGTCAATTTGATGAGTCGATTGAAAATCATTATCGAATTCTAACACCTCAGCCCAAGGAAACAATCTTTGAGCTAATTCGAAAGGAGGTTGGGGCAAATGAATAG